In Streptomyces ambofaciens ATCC 23877, a single genomic region encodes these proteins:
- a CDS encoding sigma-70 family RNA polymerase sigma factor, with the protein MTSDLVAALRPLLTAEASAEAYGSGAEPGDLEQAVWLRLLERLEADGPPPDPYRWVRGAVRSEARRPRRTSRAERPYAAEPADAAEPGPEQLALTAARRRALREAVRRLPGRCPRLLEALLSPRDLTYREIAGELGISQGSLGPERSRCLGCLRRLLTPEVAAR; encoded by the coding sequence ATGACATCCGACCTGGTCGCCGCCCTGCGTCCCCTGCTCACCGCCGAGGCCTCGGCCGAGGCGTACGGGTCCGGCGCCGAACCCGGCGACCTCGAACAGGCGGTGTGGCTGCGCCTCCTGGAACGCCTGGAGGCCGACGGACCGCCCCCCGACCCCTACCGCTGGGTGCGGGGCGCCGTCCGCAGCGAGGCCCGCCGCCCCCGCCGCACGAGCCGCGCCGAGCGCCCGTACGCGGCCGAACCCGCCGACGCCGCCGAGCCCGGGCCCGAGCAGCTCGCGCTCACCGCGGCACGGCGCCGAGCCCTGCGCGAGGCCGTGCGCCGGCTGCCCGGCCGCTGCCCCCGGCTGCTGGAGGCCCTGTTGTCGCCCAGGGACCTCACATACCGGGAGATCGCGGGGGAGTTGGGTATCTCACAGGGCAGCCTTGGCCCGGAACGTTCCCGATGTCTGGGATGTCTGCGGCGACTGCTGACGCCGGAGGTTGCGGCTCGCTGA
- a CDS encoding pyridoxamine 5'-phosphate oxidase family protein, which produces MGKTYAGIDGRLRSFIEAQPVFFTATAPLSGDGTVNLSPKGLTGSFAVLDELTVAYLDFAGSNAETIAHLRENGRITLMWCAFQGPPNIVRVHGRGEPVFRDDPRFPELLSRFPDIDTSAHGLRAIIVVTAELVRDTCGYAVPFMAYEADRDLHGKRFAREDDTSLSDYFTKKEHVATSLDGLPGLPLPLPPSTV; this is translated from the coding sequence ATGGGAAAGACTTACGCGGGTATAGACGGCAGACTCCGCTCCTTCATCGAGGCGCAGCCCGTCTTCTTCACCGCCACCGCCCCCCTGTCGGGCGACGGCACGGTCAACCTCTCCCCCAAGGGCCTCACCGGCAGCTTCGCGGTGCTCGACGAACTCACCGTGGCCTACCTCGACTTCGCCGGCTCCAATGCCGAGACCATCGCCCACCTGCGCGAGAACGGGCGGATCACCCTGATGTGGTGCGCCTTCCAGGGCCCGCCGAACATCGTCCGCGTGCACGGCCGCGGCGAGCCGGTCTTCCGCGACGACCCCCGCTTCCCGGAGCTGCTCAGCCGTTTCCCGGACATCGACACCTCCGCGCACGGGCTGCGCGCCATCATCGTCGTGACCGCCGAACTCGTCCGCGACACCTGCGGATACGCCGTCCCCTTCATGGCCTACGAGGCGGACCGCGACCTGCACGGCAAGCGGTTCGCCCGGGAGGACGACACCTCGCTCAGCGACTACTTCACCAAGAAGGAGCACGTGGCGACCAGCCTGGACGGCCTTCCCGGGCTGCCGTTGCCGCTGCCCCCGTCTACCGTCTGA
- a CDS encoding L,D-transpeptidase family protein yields MRPGVLTALLSASLLVLGAAPSGGPASRPLPARMADTGGGTQLITAVAPGTGSTEGRVTWWDRRGGGRWVKAGSAPARFGANGLADGATRQQGTSTTPTGLYDLPYAFGIRTAPRGTAYRYRAVRPDSWWCQDNDSRAYNRWTEPRPADCRAAEAEHLITYSAQYAHALVVGFNYQRPVRGRGAGIFLHVNGAGATAGCVSVPAEAMRRILRWADPAAAPHIAIGTSGGATAITRY; encoded by the coding sequence ATGCGCCCCGGTGTCCTCACCGCCCTCCTGTCCGCCTCGCTGCTCGTGCTCGGTGCCGCGCCCTCCGGCGGTCCCGCGTCCCGGCCGCTCCCGGCCCGGATGGCGGACACCGGCGGCGGCACCCAGCTGATCACCGCGGTCGCGCCGGGCACCGGGTCGACCGAGGGCCGGGTCACCTGGTGGGACCGCAGGGGCGGCGGCCGCTGGGTGAAGGCCGGTTCCGCCCCCGCCCGCTTCGGGGCCAACGGACTGGCCGACGGGGCGACGCGCCAGCAGGGCACGAGCACCACCCCGACCGGGCTGTACGACCTGCCGTACGCCTTCGGCATCCGGACGGCGCCGCGCGGGACGGCGTACCGGTACCGCGCGGTGCGCCCGGACTCCTGGTGGTGCCAGGACAACGACTCGCGCGCCTACAACCGCTGGACCGAACCGCGCCCCGCCGACTGCCGCGCCGCCGAGGCCGAGCACCTGATCACCTACTCGGCGCAGTACGCGCACGCCCTGGTCGTCGGCTTCAACTACCAGCGCCCGGTGCGCGGACGCGGTGCGGGCATCTTCCTGCACGTGAACGGGGCCGGGGCGACCGCCGGCTGCGTGTCGGTGCCCGCGGAGGCGATGCGGCGGATCCTGCGGTGGGCCGACCCGGCGGCCGCGCCGCACATCGCGATCGGGACCTCGGGCGGGGCGACGGCGATCACGCGCTACTGA
- a CDS encoding HAD family hydrolase: MHIHAQALLFDNDGTLVSSLASVRRCWKRWAGEYGITAEEFGRVELHGRPAAEIAADLLPAHVVPAAVARIEQLEVDDVPDGGVHLLPGTWEFLAALPADRWAVVTSATRRLAEARLGAVGILPKTLVAADDITRGKPDPEPYLLGARALGVDPAACVVFEDAPAGLQAGRAAGMTTVALATTHRADELDADLVVPDLSALSVLVTGGGIDISVRN; encoded by the coding sequence ATGCACATCCACGCACAAGCCCTCCTGTTCGACAACGACGGCACCCTCGTCTCCTCCCTCGCATCCGTGCGCCGCTGCTGGAAGCGGTGGGCCGGTGAGTACGGGATCACGGCGGAGGAGTTCGGGCGGGTCGAGCTGCACGGGCGGCCGGCCGCGGAGATAGCCGCCGACCTGCTGCCCGCCCACGTGGTGCCCGCGGCCGTCGCGCGGATCGAGCAGCTGGAGGTCGACGACGTGCCGGACGGCGGCGTGCACCTGCTGCCGGGCACCTGGGAGTTCCTCGCCGCGCTGCCCGCCGACCGCTGGGCCGTCGTCACCTCGGCCACCCGGCGGCTCGCCGAGGCCCGGCTCGGCGCCGTCGGCATCCTCCCCAAGACACTGGTCGCCGCCGACGACATCACCCGCGGCAAGCCCGACCCCGAGCCCTACCTGCTCGGCGCCCGCGCCCTCGGCGTGGACCCGGCCGCCTGCGTCGTCTTCGAGGACGCCCCCGCCGGGCTCCAGGCCGGCCGCGCCGCCGGCATGACCACCGTGGCGTTGGCCACAACCCACCGGGCCGACGAGCTCGACGCCGACCTGGTGGTCCCCGACCTGTCGGCCCTGTCGGTACTGGTCACCGGCGGAGGGATCGACATCTCCGTGCGGAACTGA
- the argH gene encoding argininosuccinate lyase produces MSSNSGDVRLWGGRFADGPAEALAKLSASVHFDWRLAPYDIAGSRAHARVLHAAGLLTEDELTRMIEGLDRLEADVADGSFVGTIADEDVHTALERGLLERLGPDLGGKLRAGRSRNDQVATLFRMYLRDHARTVGGLIADLQDALVGLAEAHPDVAMPGRTHLQHAQPVLFAHHVLAHVQALGRDAERLRQWDERTAVSPYGSGALAGSSLGLDPEAVAKDLGFERGSAGNSIDGTASRDFVAEFAFITAMIGVNVSRIAEEIIIWNTKEFSFVTLHDAFSTGSSIMPQKKNPDIAELARGKSGRLIGNLTGLMATLKALPLAYNRDLQEDKEPVFDSIDQLEILLPAFTGMMATLTVHRERMEELAPAGFSLATDIAEWLVRQGVPFRVAHEVAGECVKAAEAEGKELDELTDEQFAKISAHLTPEVRSVLDVPGALASRNGRGGTAPSAVAVQLAEVKADVAAQHEWANARR; encoded by the coding sequence GTGAGCAGCAACAGCGGTGACGTACGGCTCTGGGGCGGGCGTTTCGCCGACGGTCCCGCCGAGGCCCTGGCCAAGCTGTCCGCGTCCGTCCACTTCGACTGGCGGCTCGCGCCCTACGACATCGCCGGCTCGCGTGCCCACGCGCGCGTGCTGCACGCGGCGGGCCTGCTCACCGAGGACGAGCTGACCCGGATGATCGAGGGACTCGACCGGCTCGAAGCGGACGTCGCCGACGGCTCCTTCGTCGGCACCATCGCCGACGAGGACGTGCACACCGCCCTGGAGCGCGGCCTGCTGGAGCGCCTCGGCCCCGACCTCGGCGGCAAGCTGCGCGCCGGCCGCTCGCGCAACGACCAGGTGGCGACCCTCTTCCGCATGTACCTGCGCGACCACGCCCGGACCGTGGGCGGTCTGATCGCCGACCTCCAGGACGCGCTGGTCGGCCTCGCCGAGGCGCACCCCGACGTGGCGATGCCCGGCCGCACCCACCTCCAGCACGCCCAGCCGGTGCTCTTCGCCCACCACGTCCTCGCCCATGTCCAGGCGCTCGGCCGGGACGCGGAGCGGCTGCGGCAGTGGGACGAGCGCACGGCCGTGTCGCCGTACGGCTCGGGGGCGCTCGCGGGCAGCAGCCTCGGCCTGGACCCGGAGGCGGTCGCCAAGGACCTGGGCTTCGAGCGGGGCAGCGCCGGCAACTCCATCGACGGCACGGCCTCCCGCGACTTCGTCGCGGAGTTCGCCTTCATCACCGCGATGATCGGCGTGAACGTCTCCCGGATCGCCGAGGAGATCATCATCTGGAACACGAAGGAGTTCTCCTTCGTGACCCTGCACGACGCCTTCTCCACCGGCTCGTCGATCATGCCGCAGAAGAAGAACCCGGACATCGCCGAGCTCGCCCGGGGCAAGTCGGGCCGCCTCATCGGCAACCTGACCGGCCTGATGGCCACCCTCAAGGCCCTCCCGCTCGCGTACAACCGCGACCTGCAGGAGGACAAGGAGCCGGTCTTCGACTCCATCGACCAGCTGGAGATCCTGCTCCCCGCTTTCACCGGCATGATGGCCACCCTCACCGTCCACCGCGAGCGGATGGAGGAGCTGGCCCCGGCCGGCTTCTCGCTCGCCACGGACATCGCCGAGTGGCTGGTCCGGCAGGGCGTGCCCTTCCGGGTCGCGCACGAGGTGGCCGGTGAGTGCGTGAAGGCCGCCGAGGCCGAGGGCAAGGAGCTGGACGAGCTCACCGACGAGCAGTTCGCGAAGATCTCCGCGCACCTCACCCCCGAGGTCCGCTCGGTGCTCGACGTCCCCGGCGCGCTCGCCTCGCGCAACGGCCGCGGCGGAACGGCGCCCAGCGCGGTCGCCGTCCAGCTCGCCGAGGTCAAGGCGGACGTGGCGGCGCAGCACGAGTGGGCGAACGCGAGGCGGTAG
- a CDS encoding methionine ABC transporter ATP-binding protein, translating to MITTSGLTKVYRSRGREVTALDGVDLHVREGEVFGVIGQSGAGKSSLIRCVNLLERPTAGTVTVAGQDLTALAGRGPRAGRELREARSRIGMVFQHFNLLSTRTVQDNVELPLEILGKSGQERSRKALELLDLVGLADKAKAYPAQLSGGQKQRVGIARALAGDPKVLLSDEATSALDPETTRSILQLLRDLNRQLGLTVLLITHEMDVVKRVCDSAALMDRGRIVESGTVGDLLATPGSELAAALFPVGGEASADDRTVLDVTFHGEAATQPVISQLSRTYNIDISILGAAIDTVGGLQVGRMRIELPGRYEDNVVPVGFLREQGLQIDVVNGDPDNGDPVNGDTVNEDQPLLVKEGAK from the coding sequence GTGATCACCACATCGGGCCTCACGAAGGTCTACCGCTCCCGCGGCCGCGAGGTCACCGCCCTCGACGGCGTCGACCTGCACGTCCGCGAGGGAGAGGTGTTCGGCGTCATCGGTCAGTCCGGCGCCGGCAAGTCCTCGCTCATCCGCTGCGTCAACCTCCTGGAGCGCCCCACCGCCGGCACGGTCACCGTCGCGGGCCAGGACCTCACCGCGCTCGCCGGCCGCGGCCCCCGCGCGGGCAGGGAGCTGCGGGAGGCCCGCAGCCGGATCGGCATGGTCTTCCAGCACTTCAACCTGCTCTCGACACGGACCGTGCAGGACAACGTCGAACTGCCGCTGGAGATCCTCGGCAAGTCCGGGCAGGAACGTTCCCGCAAGGCGCTGGAGCTGCTCGACCTCGTCGGTCTCGCCGACAAGGCCAAGGCCTACCCGGCCCAGCTCTCCGGCGGCCAGAAGCAGCGCGTCGGCATCGCCCGCGCGCTGGCCGGCGACCCCAAGGTCCTGCTCTCGGACGAGGCGACCAGCGCCCTCGACCCCGAGACCACCCGCTCCATCCTCCAGCTGCTGCGCGACCTGAACCGGCAGCTCGGCCTGACCGTCCTGCTCATCACGCACGAGATGGACGTCGTCAAGCGCGTCTGCGACTCGGCCGCCCTCATGGACCGGGGCCGGATCGTGGAGTCCGGCACCGTCGGCGACCTGCTCGCCACCCCGGGCTCCGAACTGGCCGCCGCGCTCTTCCCGGTGGGCGGCGAGGCATCCGCGGACGACCGCACCGTCCTGGACGTCACCTTCCACGGCGAGGCCGCCACCCAGCCCGTCATCTCCCAGCTCTCCCGCACCTACAACATCGACATATCGATCCTCGGCGCCGCCATCGACACCGTCGGCGGCCTCCAGGTCGGCCGGATGCGCATCGAACTGCCCGGCCGCTACGAGGACAACGTGGTGCCCGTCGGCTTCCTGCGCGAACAGGGACTCCAGATCGACGTGGTGAACGGCGACCCGGACAACGGCGACCCGGTCAACGGCGACACGGTGAACGAGGACCAGCCGCTGCTGGTGAAGGAAGGTGCCAAGTGA
- a CDS encoding lysophospholipid acyltransferase family protein has translation MSRFALIKAVLGPIMRLMFRPRVEGVENIPGDGPVILAGNHLTFIDSMILPLVCDRQVFFIGKDEYVTGKGVKGRLMAWFFTGVGMIPVDRDGGRGGVAALMTGRRVLDEGRVFGIYPEGTRSPDGRLYRGRTGIARLTLMTGAPVVPFAMIGTDKLQPGGAGLPRPGRVTVRFGEAMEFSRYEGMDRDRYVLRAVTDSVMTEVMRLSGQEYVDMYASKAKAA, from the coding sequence TTGTCCCGCTTCGCGCTCATCAAGGCAGTGCTCGGACCGATCATGCGCCTGATGTTCCGCCCACGGGTGGAGGGCGTGGAGAACATCCCGGGCGACGGTCCGGTGATCCTGGCCGGCAACCACCTCACCTTCATCGACTCGATGATCCTTCCCCTCGTCTGCGACCGGCAGGTCTTCTTCATCGGCAAGGACGAGTACGTCACCGGAAAGGGCGTCAAGGGCCGGTTGATGGCCTGGTTCTTCACCGGCGTCGGCATGATCCCGGTGGACCGCGACGGTGGCCGGGGCGGGGTCGCGGCGCTGATGACCGGGCGCCGGGTGCTGGACGAGGGACGGGTCTTCGGCATCTACCCGGAGGGCACGCGCTCCCCCGACGGCCGCCTCTACCGCGGTCGCACCGGCATCGCCCGCCTCACCCTGATGACCGGCGCCCCCGTGGTGCCGTTCGCCATGATCGGCACCGACAAGCTCCAGCCGGGCGGCGCGGGCCTGCCCCGGCCGGGCAGGGTCACGGTCCGCTTCGGCGAGGCGATGGAGTTCTCCCGCTACGAGGGGATGGACCGCGACCGCTACGTCCTGCGGGCCGTCACCGACTCCGTGATGACCGAGGTCATGCGGCTGTCCGGCCAGGAGTACGTGGACATGTACGCGAGCAAGGCCAAGGCGGCGTAG
- a CDS encoding TetR/AcrR family transcriptional regulator produces the protein MAVDREQVLRSAAALLTRRSTATMDEVARAAGLSRATLHRHFAGRDALVRALESLGIAECEAALDAARLDEGPAADAVRRLVREIEPAAGLLGFLYTENQLFEGEEQNEGWAHIDARMAAVFRRGQEDGEFRIDLSPAWLTEALYGLLGAGAWAVAEGRVARNDFTHMIVELLLGGALRRE, from the coding sequence ATGGCCGTTGACCGAGAACAGGTACTGCGCAGCGCCGCGGCCCTGCTGACCCGCAGGTCCACCGCGACCATGGACGAGGTCGCGAGGGCCGCCGGCCTCAGCCGGGCCACGCTGCACCGGCACTTCGCGGGGCGCGACGCCCTCGTCCGCGCACTGGAGTCGCTCGGCATCGCCGAGTGCGAGGCCGCCCTGGATGCCGCCCGCCTCGACGAGGGCCCGGCGGCCGACGCGGTGCGCCGGCTCGTGCGCGAGATCGAGCCCGCCGCCGGCCTGCTGGGCTTCCTCTACACCGAGAACCAGCTGTTCGAGGGCGAGGAGCAGAACGAGGGCTGGGCCCACATCGACGCCCGGATGGCCGCGGTCTTCCGCCGCGGCCAGGAGGACGGCGAGTTCCGCATCGACCTGTCCCCGGCCTGGCTCACCGAGGCCCTCTACGGGCTGCTCGGGGCCGGCGCCTGGGCCGTGGCCGAGGGCCGCGTGGCCCGCAACGACTTCACCCACATGATCGTCGAGCTGCTGCTCGGCGGCGCACTTCGGAGAGAGTGA
- a CDS encoding MFS transporter yields the protein MTRTLQSAQTTEAVKRPGRWLALGVLVLAVLLVAVDATVLGLATPYISEDLAPSSTQLLWIGDVYSFVIAGLLVSMGSLGDRIGRKRILLIGATAFGAVSVLNAYASTPELMIVARALLGVAGATLMPATLALIRNLFHDPRERSLAVGVWGAAASAGAAVGPVVGGFLLEHFWWGSVFLINLPVMAVLVVVGVKLLPESRNPNPGPWDLLSVVLSLVGMVGVVYAVKEAAAHGFAWATLAAGLLGAAALHGFVRRQLTMPIPLLDMRLFRSRGFSGAVLADLLTILGLSGAVFFLSQYLQLVQGRRPLEAGLAELPAAVGAVAAGLLAGRAARRFSVRAVVSGGLAAVGLALAALTFVGQSTGYPLLGAALLVVGVGAGFSFTVTADVILSSVPREQAGSASAVSETAYELGAALGIAVLGSIVTGVYRDFSGPAGTPAAAHESLGGAVEIAGQLPASSADALLNAARQAFVDGLNLATGVGAAVLLAAAASAWFLLRGQRLEDGVEHP from the coding sequence ATGACCCGCACCCTGCAGTCGGCGCAGACCACCGAGGCGGTGAAGCGCCCCGGCCGCTGGCTCGCGCTGGGCGTCCTCGTGCTGGCCGTACTGCTGGTGGCCGTCGACGCGACCGTGCTCGGTCTCGCGACCCCCTACATCAGCGAGGACCTGGCGCCCTCCAGCACGCAGTTGCTCTGGATCGGTGACGTCTACTCGTTCGTCATCGCCGGCCTGCTCGTCTCCATGGGCAGCCTCGGTGACCGCATCGGACGCAAGCGCATCCTGCTCATCGGCGCCACGGCGTTCGGCGCGGTGTCGGTGCTCAACGCCTACGCGTCCACGCCCGAGCTCATGATCGTCGCCCGGGCCCTGCTCGGCGTCGCGGGCGCCACCCTGATGCCCGCCACCCTCGCGCTGATCCGCAACCTCTTCCACGATCCGCGCGAACGCAGTCTCGCCGTCGGCGTCTGGGGCGCCGCCGCCTCGGCCGGCGCGGCGGTCGGCCCGGTCGTCGGCGGGTTCCTGCTGGAGCACTTCTGGTGGGGCTCGGTCTTCCTGATCAACCTGCCCGTGATGGCCGTCCTGGTCGTCGTCGGCGTCAAACTGCTCCCCGAGTCCCGCAACCCGAACCCGGGCCCCTGGGACCTGCTCAGCGTCGTCCTCTCCCTGGTCGGCATGGTCGGTGTCGTGTACGCCGTGAAGGAGGCCGCCGCACACGGGTTCGCCTGGGCCACGCTCGCCGCGGGCCTGCTGGGCGCCGCTGCGCTCCACGGCTTCGTGCGCCGCCAGCTGACCATGCCGATCCCGCTGCTCGACATGCGGCTGTTCCGCAGCCGAGGCTTCAGCGGCGCGGTGCTGGCCGACCTGCTGACCATCCTCGGGCTGTCCGGCGCGGTGTTCTTCCTCTCCCAGTACCTGCAACTCGTCCAGGGCAGGCGGCCGTTGGAGGCGGGGCTGGCCGAGCTGCCCGCCGCCGTCGGCGCGGTGGCGGCGGGCCTGCTGGCCGGCCGGGCGGCCCGGCGCTTCTCGGTCCGTGCCGTGGTCTCCGGCGGCCTCGCCGCCGTCGGTCTCGCGCTCGCCGCGCTGACCTTCGTCGGCCAGAGCACCGGCTACCCCCTGCTGGGCGCGGCCCTGCTCGTCGTCGGCGTCGGCGCGGGGTTCTCGTTCACCGTCACCGCCGACGTGATCCTGTCCAGCGTGCCCAGGGAACAGGCGGGCTCCGCCTCCGCGGTCTCCGAGACGGCCTACGAACTCGGCGCCGCCCTCGGTATCGCGGTGCTCGGCTCGATCGTGACCGGCGTCTACCGCGACTTCTCCGGCCCGGCGGGTACGCCGGCGGCGGCCCACGAGTCGCTGGGCGGCGCGGTGGAGATCGCGGGCCAACTCCCCGCATCCTCGGCGGACGCCCTGCTGAACGCCGCCCGCCAGGCCTTCGTCGACGGCCTGAACCTCGCGACGGGCGTGGGCGCGGCCGTCCTCCTGGCCGCCGCGGCGTCGGCCTGGTTCCTGCTGCGGGGCCAGCGCCTGGAGGACGGGGTGGAACACCCGTAG
- a CDS encoding glycerophosphodiester phosphodiesterase: METQESDEQAGGTGRRALLGAAVLGAGGAVLGLSGTARAADARHGGGHGGGVKSLPVPTVIGHRGASGHRPEHTFGAYDLALDMGADIVEAGDLVPTRDGHLVCRHEPEIGGTTDVADHPEFADRKRTKLLDGVSTTGWFTEDFTLAELKTLRATERIPANRPHNTLYDGRWEIPTFEEVLRWQNEQTRRRGKQVWIYPELKHPTYFRDLGLGTEERLARLLRKYGKDKKNSPVIIQSFEPTSIQRMNRLVGNPLAVLLSGANSRPWDFVRTGDPRTTADLVTPEGLKEIAGYAQGIGPTLDLIIPKDSAGRLTEPTTLVRDAHRAGLILHPYTMRNENPFLPADFRKGGDPDGYGDVFAAFRTYFATGIDGVFTDHPDTGVLAREDFVNR, encoded by the coding sequence ATGGAAACGCAGGAGTCGGACGAGCAGGCGGGCGGCACCGGACGGCGGGCGCTCCTCGGAGCGGCGGTGCTCGGCGCGGGCGGAGCCGTACTCGGCCTGTCCGGCACGGCGAGAGCCGCCGACGCCCGGCACGGCGGCGGACACGGCGGCGGCGTGAAGAGCCTGCCCGTGCCGACGGTCATCGGTCATCGCGGCGCCAGCGGCCACCGCCCCGAGCACACCTTCGGCGCCTACGACCTGGCCCTCGACATGGGCGCCGACATCGTCGAGGCCGGCGACCTGGTCCCGACCAGGGACGGTCACCTCGTCTGCCGGCACGAGCCGGAGATCGGCGGCACCACGGACGTCGCCGACCACCCCGAGTTCGCCGACCGCAAGCGCACCAAGCTGCTCGACGGCGTCTCCACCACCGGCTGGTTCACCGAGGACTTCACGCTCGCCGAGCTCAAGACGCTCCGCGCGACCGAACGCATCCCGGCCAACCGCCCGCACAACACCCTCTACGACGGCCGCTGGGAGATCCCCACCTTCGAGGAGGTGCTGCGCTGGCAGAACGAGCAGACCCGCAGGCGCGGCAAGCAGGTGTGGATCTACCCCGAGCTCAAGCACCCCACCTACTTCCGCGACCTGGGCCTGGGCACCGAGGAGCGCCTCGCCCGGCTGCTGCGCAAGTACGGCAAGGACAAGAAGAACTCGCCGGTCATCATCCAGTCCTTCGAGCCCACCAGCATCCAGCGGATGAACAGGCTCGTCGGCAATCCGCTCGCCGTCCTGCTGTCCGGCGCGAACAGCCGGCCCTGGGACTTCGTGCGGACCGGCGACCCGCGTACGACGGCCGACCTCGTCACGCCCGAGGGGCTGAAGGAGATCGCCGGTTACGCGCAGGGCATCGGGCCGACCCTGGACCTGATCATCCCGAAGGACTCCGCCGGGCGGCTCACCGAGCCGACCACGCTCGTGCGCGACGCGCACCGGGCGGGCCTGATCCTGCACCCGTACACGATGCGCAACGAGAACCCCTTCCTGCCCGCGGACTTCCGCAAGGGCGGCGACCCCGACGGTTACGGCGACGTCTTCGCCGCGTTCCGGACCTACTTCGCGACCGGCATCGACGGTGTCTTCACCGACCACCCGGACACGGGCGTCCTGGCCCGCGAGGACTTCGTCAACCGCTGA
- a CDS encoding GNAT family N-acetyltransferase, protein MGMSVTISAATEQDAEQIFRLQYLCFQGEAALHGNYRIDPLVQTLDSVREEVAADCVYVARLGDEVVGSVRGRVTEDGAASIGKLCVHPRLQGHGIGARLLRAAESALAGERGAKRFRLHTGRSESNLRLYRRVGYETVGTAQGADGVPMIVLEKPAGAYVTTA, encoded by the coding sequence ATGGGCATGAGCGTGACCATCTCGGCGGCGACCGAGCAGGATGCCGAGCAGATCTTCCGGCTGCAGTACCTCTGCTTCCAGGGCGAGGCGGCACTGCACGGCAACTACCGCATCGACCCGCTCGTCCAGACCCTCGACTCCGTGCGCGAGGAGGTCGCCGCCGACTGCGTGTACGTGGCGCGCCTCGGCGACGAGGTCGTCGGCTCCGTGCGCGGCAGGGTGACCGAGGACGGGGCGGCGTCCATCGGCAAGTTGTGCGTCCACCCGCGGCTGCAGGGGCACGGCATCGGTGCCCGGCTGCTGCGGGCCGCCGAGTCGGCACTCGCCGGGGAGCGGGGCGCCAAGCGCTTCCGCCTGCACACCGGGCGCAGCGAGAGCAACCTGCGGCTGTACCGGCGGGTCGGCTACGAGACGGTCGGGACCGCCCAGGGCGCGGACGGCGTCCCCATGATCGTCCTGGAGAAGCCGGCCGGGGCGTACGTGACGACGGCCTGA
- a CDS encoding aldo/keto reductase, translated as MPFARLAAATTPTFHIGLGLAAVGRPGYINLGRDRDLPADRSVEAMRERTHDLLDAAYAQGVRYFDAARSYGRSEEFLAAWLRDRPDIDDVVVGSKWGYTYTADWSAEAERHEVKDHGVATYERQSAETDALLGDRLDLYQIHSLTPDSPALTDKDLHAKLAEAAARGVTVGFSTSGPAQADAIRAALAVTVDGEPLFRTVQSTYNVLETSAGPALAEAHEAGLTVIVKEGMANGRLADPHAPDVLKAVAEETTLGCDAVALARVLRQPWTGVVLSGAATVNQLGSNLHAAVVDLDDDQVARLGALVEEPKAYWERRGQLPWH; from the coding sequence ATGCCCTTCGCCCGCCTCGCCGCCGCGACGACCCCCACCTTCCACATCGGGCTGGGCCTCGCCGCCGTCGGCCGCCCCGGTTACATCAACCTCGGACGCGACCGGGACCTGCCGGCCGACCGCAGCGTCGAGGCGATGCGCGAGCGGACCCACGACCTTCTCGACGCGGCCTACGCGCAGGGCGTCCGCTACTTCGACGCGGCGCGCTCCTACGGGCGCTCGGAGGAGTTCCTGGCCGCCTGGCTCCGGGACCGTCCCGACATCGACGACGTGGTCGTCGGCAGCAAATGGGGTTACACGTACACCGCCGACTGGTCGGCCGAGGCCGAACGGCACGAGGTCAAGGACCACGGCGTCGCGACGTACGAGCGCCAGAGCGCCGAGACCGACGCCCTGCTCGGCGACCGGCTCGACCTCTACCAGATCCACTCGCTGACCCCCGACAGCCCGGCGCTGACCGACAAGGACCTGCACGCGAAGCTGGCCGAGGCCGCCGCGCGCGGCGTCACCGTGGGCTTCTCCACCAGCGGTCCCGCCCAGGCCGACGCCATCCGGGCCGCGCTCGCCGTGACCGTCGACGGCGAACCCCTCTTCCGTACCGTGCAGTCCACGTACAACGTGCTGGAGACCTCCGCCGGGCCCGCGCTGGCCGAGGCCCACGAGGCGGGGCTGACCGTGATCGTCAAGGAGGGCATGGCCAACGGCCGCCTCGCGGACCCCCACGCGCCCGACGTGCTGAAGGCCGTGGCGGAGGAGACCACCCTGGGCTGCGACGCGGTCGCCCTCGCGCGGGTCCTCCGGCAGCCCTGGACCGGGGTCGTCCTCTCCGGAGCCGCGACCGTGAACCAGCTCGGCTCCAATCTGCACGCCGCCGTGGTCGACCTGGACGACGACCAGGTGGCGCGACTCGGCGCGCTGGTCGAGGAGCCGAAGGCCTACTGGGAGCGGCGCGGACAGCTCCCCTGGCACTGA